One part of the uncultured Celeribacter sp. genome encodes these proteins:
- a CDS encoding anhydro-N-acetylmuramic acid kinase, with protein MQHKGDNTAIWVAGCMSGTSLDGVDVAMIRTDGNEVFDFGESAFRPYSEPEQALFRAELGQWQASEGLCELIETAHAEALSQLSGFELIGFHGQTLAHAPDQRRTYQAGDGAVLAEAMGVPVVWDFRSADVQLGGQGAPLAPFYHHALARCIGAPRPICFLNMGGVGNLTWVDPRVAQPQEEGALVAFDTGPANAPVNDLMRARCGQPFDASGAMAARGEVRIEIVAEALNHPYFMKMPPKSLDRNDFHGLLEKVAGLSTEDAAATLTAFSAACVARAMEHCPSPPEALFVTGGGRHNATLMAMLCAGLECRVAPVEAVGLDGDMLEAQAFAYLAARVRRGLPTSCTSTTGVSAAIGGGRVSVP; from the coding sequence ATGCAGCACAAAGGCGATAACACGGCGATCTGGGTCGCAGGCTGCATGTCGGGGACGTCTCTGGACGGGGTGGATGTGGCCATGATCCGTACCGATGGCAATGAGGTGTTCGACTTCGGCGAGAGCGCGTTTCGACCATACAGCGAGCCCGAACAGGCGCTGTTTCGTGCCGAACTGGGGCAATGGCAGGCGTCTGAAGGCCTGTGTGAGTTGATCGAAACCGCCCATGCCGAGGCGCTGTCTCAACTGTCGGGGTTTGAACTTATCGGGTTTCACGGTCAGACGCTGGCCCATGCCCCCGATCAGCGGCGCACCTATCAGGCGGGGGATGGCGCGGTGCTGGCCGAGGCCATGGGGGTGCCCGTGGTTTGGGATTTTCGCAGCGCAGACGTGCAACTGGGCGGACAGGGCGCGCCGCTGGCGCCGTTCTATCATCATGCGTTGGCGCGTTGCATCGGCGCACCGCGTCCGATCTGTTTTCTCAACATGGGCGGGGTCGGCAATCTGACATGGGTTGATCCGCGGGTGGCGCAGCCGCAGGAGGAGGGCGCGCTGGTCGCCTTTGACACCGGTCCCGCCAATGCACCGGTCAACGATCTGATGCGCGCGCGCTGTGGACAGCCGTTCGACGCCAGTGGCGCCATGGCGGCGCGCGGAGAGGTGCGGATCGAGATCGTCGCCGAGGCGCTCAACCATCCCTATTTTATGAAGATGCCGCCAAAGTCTCTGGACCGAAACGATTTTCATGGGCTGTTGGAAAAGGTCGCAGGGTTGTCCACCGAGGATGCCGCCGCCACGCTGACCGCCTTTAGTGCGGCCTGTGTTGCGCGGGCGATGGAGCACTGCCCCAGCCCACCCGAGGCGCTGTTCGTCACCGGAGGCGGGCGGCACAATGCCACGCTCATGGCCATGCTCTGCGCCGGGCTGGAGTGCCGTGTTGCGCCGGTGGAAGCCGTCGGGCTGGATGGCGATATGCTGGAAGCTCAGGCCTTTGCCTATCTCGCTGCCCGTGTGCGCCGGGGCCTGCCGACGTCCTGCACTTCAACCACAGGCGTCTCTGCGGCGATCGGTGGCGGCAGGGTCTCTGTGCCGTAG
- a CDS encoding DMT family transporter produces the protein MHNLRAILLVIAAMAGFALEDTAIKVLSETLPVGEILVILAVACAALFGLWAVIKGDRIFARHNWRPKPLLRAATEGFAAVSFATALAMVDISVVGAVFQSMPLVVTFAAALFLGETVGWRRWSAIAIGFVGVLMIIRPGLSGFDPNVLWVLVAVVMVATRDLMTRVMDAKVPSSVVSFQAFLAVIPAGLLKFWFAGESLQLPGATEASLLVAATGCAIFGYSCIVAGMRLGDASAVTPFRYTRLVFSMAAGIVVFGERPDLMTFLGSALIIASGLYTFLRERQVARRAARVLREEAQTHGF, from the coding sequence ATGCACAACCTGCGCGCCATCCTTCTTGTCATCGCGGCCATGGCCGGTTTCGCCCTCGAAGACACGGCGATCAAAGTCCTGTCCGAAACGCTGCCCGTGGGCGAAATTCTGGTGATCCTTGCCGTGGCCTGCGCCGCGCTCTTTGGCCTTTGGGCGGTGATCAAAGGCGACCGGATCTTTGCCCGGCACAACTGGCGCCCCAAGCCCCTGCTGCGCGCGGCCACCGAAGGCTTTGCCGCCGTCAGCTTTGCCACGGCTCTGGCCATGGTGGATATCTCTGTGGTCGGGGCCGTGTTCCAGTCCATGCCGCTGGTCGTGACCTTTGCCGCCGCGCTGTTTCTGGGGGAAACCGTTGGCTGGCGACGCTGGAGCGCCATCGCAATCGGCTTTGTCGGCGTGCTGATGATCATCCGTCCCGGTCTGTCCGGCTTTGACCCCAATGTGCTTTGGGTGCTGGTCGCCGTTGTCATGGTCGCCACCCGCGATCTGATGACCCGCGTCATGGACGCCAAAGTGCCCTCCTCTGTCGTCTCTTTTCAGGCTTTTCTGGCGGTGATCCCTGCAGGCCTTCTGAAATTCTGGTTCGCGGGCGAAAGCCTGCAACTGCCGGGCGCGACCGAGGCCTCTCTGCTGGTGGCTGCGACCGGCTGTGCGATTTTCGGCTACAGCTGCATCGTGGCGGGCATGCGGCTGGGCGATGCCTCTGCTGTGACCCCGTTTCGCTACACCCGTCTGGTGTTTTCCATGGCAGCGGGGATCGTGGTCTTTGGCGAGCGGCCCGATTTGATGACTTTCCTCGGCTCCGCACTGATCATCGCCTCCGGTCTCTACACCTTCCTGCGCGAACGTCAGGTGGCCCGCCGCGCCGCCCGTGTCCTGCGTGAAGAGGCCCAGACCCACGGGTTCTGA
- a CDS encoding cupin domain-containing protein — MPEILSPTADALIAQLDLAPHPEGGHFRQTWVAETAPGTRPAGTCIYFLLKAGEVSHWHRVDAVEIWHFYAGAPLMLSIAETAQGPAQTLKLGADLTAGERPQGIVPATHWQSAHSTGDWSLVGCTVSPGFQFEGFELAPPGFDIAR, encoded by the coding sequence ATGCCCGAAATCCTCTCCCCAACCGCCGACGCGCTGATCGCGCAGCTCGATCTGGCGCCCCATCCCGAAGGCGGCCACTTCCGGCAGACATGGGTCGCAGAGACTGCGCCCGGAACACGCCCGGCGGGGACATGCATCTATTTTCTGCTCAAGGCAGGCGAGGTCAGCCACTGGCACCGGGTCGATGCCGTGGAGATCTGGCATTTCTATGCCGGCGCGCCGCTGATGCTGTCGATTGCAGAAACTGCGCAAGGACCGGCGCAGACGTTGAAACTGGGAGCGGATCTGACCGCCGGCGAGCGGCCGCAGGGCATCGTTCCGGCCACCCATTGGCAAAGTGCGCACTCGACCGGGGACTGGAGTCTGGTGGGCTGCACCGTGTCACCCGGGTTTCAGTTTGAAGGGTTCGAACTGGCCCCGCCGGGTTTTGACATTGCACGCTGA
- a CDS encoding GNAT family N-acetyltransferase, which produces MTRKDLNAPLPDGIHDLPSGKLAAIVTYLEMHARPAPRPAPDQPELELVHHATPDLDWYRALYRKVGADWLWFSRLYLEDSALAAIVSDPNVAVYSLRKEGVDLGLLELDFRDPDNTELAFFGLHSDLIGGGTGRWLMERALNLVFERGTPRLFVHTCTLDSPQALPFYIRSGFTPYGRAIEVMDDPRMDGTLPDTVAPQIPRI; this is translated from the coding sequence ATGACCAGAAAAGATCTCAACGCCCCCCTCCCCGACGGCATTCACGACCTGCCTTCCGGCAAGCTCGCCGCCATTGTCACCTATCTTGAAATGCATGCGCGGCCAGCGCCTCGCCCGGCGCCGGACCAACCCGAGTTGGAGCTTGTGCATCATGCAACCCCGGATCTCGACTGGTATCGGGCGCTTTATCGCAAGGTGGGCGCGGACTGGCTGTGGTTTTCGCGGCTCTATCTGGAAGATTCCGCACTTGCCGCAATCGTCTCTGACCCCAATGTGGCGGTCTATTCCCTGCGCAAGGAGGGCGTTGACCTCGGCCTTCTGGAACTGGATTTCCGCGATCCCGACAACACGGAACTGGCGTTTTTCGGGCTGCACAGCGACCTGATCGGCGGTGGCACCGGGCGCTGGCTGATGGAACGGGCGCTTAATCTGGTCTTTGAACGCGGCACGCCGCGGCTGTTCGTGCACACCTGCACGCTCGACAGCCCGCAGGCCCTGCCGTTCTATATCCGCTCGGGCTTTACCCCCTATGGCCGTGCCATTGAGGTGATGGATGATCCGCGCATGGATGGCACCCTGCCAGACACGGTCGCGCCGCAGATCCCGCGGATCTGA
- the eno gene encoding phosphopyruvate hydratase produces the protein MSTIIDIIGREILDSRGNPTVEVDVILEDGTMGRAAVPSGASTGVHEAHEKRDGDKSRFMGKGVLEAVAAVNGEICEALVGMDVTEQEAIDAVMIELDGTENKGRLGANAILGVSLACAKAAADYSALPLYRYVGGSSARVLPVPMMNIINGGEHADNPIDVQEFMIMPVSASSIKEAIRMGSEVFHTLKKELSSAGYNTGIGDEGGFAPNISSTREALDFILKAIEKAGYKPGEDIYLALDAASTEYYVDGKYEMKGEGLSLSAAENVDYLAKLVDDYPIISIEDGCAEDDWDGWKLLTDKLGDKIQLVGDDLFVTNPERLAKGIEDGVANSLLVKVNQIGSLSETLKAVDMAHRARYTNVMSHRSGETEDATIADLAVATNCGQIKTGSMSRSDRMAKYNQLIRIEEQLGATAEYAGTSILKK, from the coding sequence ATGAGCACCATCATCGACATCATCGGACGCGAAATTCTCGACAGCCGTGGCAATCCCACGGTTGAAGTCGACGTCATTCTGGAAGACGGCACCATGGGCCGTGCTGCGGTTCCGTCAGGCGCCTCCACCGGTGTGCACGAAGCGCATGAAAAGCGCGACGGCGACAAATCCCGTTTCATGGGCAAAGGCGTGCTCGAAGCCGTCGCCGCCGTGAACGGTGAAATCTGCGAAGCGCTCGTGGGCATGGATGTCACCGAACAGGAAGCCATTGATGCCGTGATGATTGAACTCGACGGCACCGAAAACAAAGGCCGCCTCGGCGCCAACGCCATCCTCGGCGTCTCGCTGGCCTGTGCCAAGGCTGCAGCCGATTATTCCGCCCTGCCGCTCTACCGCTATGTTGGCGGTTCCTCCGCCCGCGTCCTGCCGGTGCCGATGATGAACATCATCAACGGCGGCGAACATGCCGACAACCCGATCGACGTGCAGGAATTCATGATCATGCCGGTCTCCGCCAGCTCGATCAAGGAAGCAATCCGGATGGGGTCCGAGGTGTTCCACACGCTGAAGAAAGAACTTTCCTCGGCAGGCTACAACACCGGCATCGGTGACGAAGGCGGCTTTGCGCCCAACATCTCCTCCACCCGCGAGGCCCTGGACTTCATCCTGAAGGCCATTGAGAAAGCCGGCTACAAACCGGGCGAAGACATCTATCTCGCCCTCGACGCCGCCTCGACCGAATACTACGTCGACGGCAAATATGAGATGAAAGGCGAAGGCCTGTCGCTGAGCGCCGCCGAAAACGTCGACTACCTTGCCAAGCTGGTGGACGACTACCCGATCATCTCGATCGAAGACGGCTGCGCCGAAGACGACTGGGACGGCTGGAAACTGCTGACCGACAAACTCGGCGACAAGATCCAGCTGGTCGGTGACGACCTGTTCGTGACCAACCCCGAACGTCTTGCCAAGGGCATCGAAGACGGTGTCGCCAACTCGTTGCTGGTGAAAGTGAACCAGATCGGGTCGCTGTCCGAGACGCTGAAAGCCGTCGATATGGCCCACCGCGCCCGCTACACCAACGTGATGTCGCACCGCTCGGGCGAAACCGAAGACGCAACGATTGCAGATCTTGCTGTCGCCACCAACTGCGGCCAGATCAAGACCGGCTCTATGTCGCGTTCCGACCGGATGGCAAAATACAACCAGCTGATCCGCATCGAAGAACAGCTGGGTGCGACGGCAGAATATGCCGGCACGTCGATCCTAAAGAAATAA
- a CDS encoding glycine zipper 2TM domain-containing protein, with protein MSKKTLLALAFAAPTLAACTTMTASEQNQAIGAAAGAGLGYLTADALGSNDEWKVLATLGGAAAGTMVAQNQNTATCAYANGNGGYYTAPCP; from the coding sequence ATGTCCAAGAAGACACTTCTCGCGCTGGCCTTTGCTGCGCCGACACTCGCCGCCTGTACCACGATGACCGCTTCGGAGCAAAACCAGGCCATTGGCGCAGCCGCCGGTGCCGGTCTTGGCTATCTGACGGCAGATGCCCTTGGGTCGAACGATGAATGGAAAGTCCTGGCTACGCTCGGCGGTGCCGCCGCCGGCACGATGGTTGCCCAAAATCAGAACACCGCGACCTGTGCCTATGCCAACGGCAATGGCGGCTACTACACGGCGCCGTGCCCGTAA
- the tyrS gene encoding tyrosine--tRNA ligase: protein MTYHPKSEFLRVIIERGFLADCTNLQELDEALNKGMVTAYIGYDATAASLHVGHLLNIMLLRWFQKTGNKPITLMGGGTTKVGDPSFRSDERPLLGPDQIHANIDGMQKVFARFLDYGEEGNGALMRNNAEWLDELNYLDFLRDIGRHFSVNRMLSFESVKSRLDREQSLSFLEFNYMILQAYDFLELNRRYGCLLQMGGSDQWGNIVNGIDLTRRVLDNEIYGLTTPLLTTSDGRKMGKSQGGAIWLNAEMLSPYEFWQFWRNTTDADTGRFLKLYTDLPVEECDRLGALEGSEINAAKIILANEVTTLLHGAEAAKAAEATAREVFEKGGLGEDLPTVEFTAEDLGEGISIVQLFVRSGLVATGKEAKRLFADNGAKVNDQDHKDAGLFVTPEMLKEPMKLSAGKKRHALVTLKG from the coding sequence ATGACCTACCATCCCAAATCGGAATTTCTCCGCGTCATCATCGAACGCGGCTTCCTCGCCGATTGCACCAATCTGCAGGAGCTGGACGAAGCGCTGAACAAAGGGATGGTCACCGCATATATCGGCTATGACGCGACCGCCGCGTCACTGCATGTCGGGCACCTGCTTAACATCATGCTGCTGCGCTGGTTCCAGAAAACCGGCAACAAGCCGATCACCCTGATGGGCGGCGGCACCACCAAGGTGGGCGACCCGTCCTTCCGCTCCGACGAACGCCCCCTGCTGGGCCCGGATCAGATCCACGCCAATATCGACGGCATGCAAAAGGTATTCGCCCGTTTCCTCGACTATGGCGAAGAGGGCAACGGCGCGCTGATGCGCAACAACGCCGAATGGCTGGACGAATTGAACTACCTCGATTTCCTGCGCGACATCGGGCGGCATTTCTCGGTCAACCGGATGCTGTCCTTTGAATCCGTGAAATCGCGCCTCGACCGTGAGCAATCGCTGTCCTTCCTCGAATTCAACTACATGATCCTTCAGGCCTACGACTTCTTGGAGCTGAACCGCCGCTATGGCTGCCTGTTGCAGATGGGCGGTTCGGATCAATGGGGCAATATCGTGAACGGCATCGATCTGACGCGCCGGGTGCTGGACAATGAAATCTACGGGTTGACCACGCCGCTGCTGACCACTTCGGATGGCCGCAAAATGGGCAAATCGCAGGGCGGCGCGATCTGGCTCAACGCCGAGATGCTCAGCCCCTATGAGTTCTGGCAGTTCTGGCGCAACACCACCGACGCCGACACCGGTCGTTTCCTGAAGCTCTACACCGACCTGCCGGTCGAGGAATGCGACCGTTTGGGCGCGTTGGAAGGCAGCGAGATTAACGCCGCCAAAATCATCCTTGCCAATGAGGTCACCACGCTGCTGCACGGCGCCGAAGCCGCGAAAGCCGCCGAAGCCACCGCGCGCGAAGTGTTCGAAAAAGGCGGGCTGGGCGAAGACCTGCCCACCGTCGAATTCACCGCCGAAGACCTGGGCGAAGGGATCTCCATCGTGCAGCTTTTCGTGCGCTCCGGGCTCGTGGCCACCGGCAAAGAAGCCAAACGCCTGTTCGCCGACAATGGTGCCAAGGTGAACGATCAGGACCACAAGGACGCCGGCCTGTTCGTCACCCCGGAAATGCTGAAAGAGCCGATGAAACTGTCCGCAGGCAAAAAGCGCCACGCGCTGGTTACGCTGAAAGGCTGA
- a CDS encoding DUF2798 domain-containing protein, whose product MMALLMTLIMSEVIPGLQHGFYPGWINEWMQRYVIIWLIAFLLSLGVGPIAFFLSSQVVRRIFPD is encoded by the coding sequence ATGATGGCCTTATTGATGACTCTGATTATGAGCGAGGTGATCCCCGGATTGCAGCACGGCTTCTATCCCGGCTGGATCAACGAATGGATGCAACGCTATGTCATCATCTGGTTGATCGCCTTTCTGCTGTCCTTGGGTGTGGGGCCGATTGCGTTTTTCCTGTCCTCTCAGGTGGTTCGACGGATTTTCCCGGATTGA
- a CDS encoding PhzF family phenazine biosynthesis protein, translating into MTRYLTYDVFTDTPFGGNPLAVVPEAAALAEEQLQRIAREFNYSETVFLFPPEDPENTARLRIFTPTMEVPFAGHPTIGAAIALSELGHGPDLRLELPVGLITATVHEGAATFTARQPLDILAHPEASLVARALGLDSADLKDAPVMAGMGLAFTFTELNSRDALARISLDHAAFREGHARYPMGLDFALAPYWRDGDTIHLRMFAPLDDIPEDPATGSASAALGRLLRERSGQDQELIIHQGDDMGRPSRISVSAKADAVTIGGQAIRIMEGRLVF; encoded by the coding sequence ATGACCCGATATCTCACCTATGACGTCTTCACCGACACGCCTTTTGGCGGCAATCCGCTGGCCGTCGTGCCCGAGGCCGCAGCTCTGGCGGAAGAGCAATTGCAACGCATCGCGCGGGAATTCAACTATTCGGAGACCGTGTTTCTCTTCCCCCCGGAAGACCCAGAGAACACCGCCCGGCTGCGGATTTTCACCCCGACGATGGAAGTGCCCTTTGCCGGGCACCCCACCATTGGCGCCGCCATCGCCCTCTCTGAACTTGGCCACGGTCCGGATCTGCGTCTGGAGCTGCCCGTTGGGCTGATCACCGCCACAGTCCATGAGGGCGCCGCCACCTTCACCGCCCGCCAGCCGCTTGACATCCTCGCCCATCCCGAGGCCTCTCTTGTCGCTCGCGCCCTTGGGCTCGACAGCGCCGATCTGAAAGACGCACCTGTGATGGCAGGCATGGGGCTCGCCTTTACCTTCACGGAACTCAACAGCCGTGACGCTCTGGCGCGGATATCGCTGGATCACGCGGCGTTCCGGGAGGGCCATGCGCGCTACCCGATGGGGCTCGACTTCGCACTGGCCCCCTATTGGCGCGACGGCGACACGATCCATCTGCGCATGTTCGCCCCGCTCGACGACATTCCCGAAGACCCGGCAACAGGATCGGCCTCGGCGGCGCTCGGACGGCTGCTGCGCGAACGCAGCGGGCAGGATCAGGAGCTGATCATCCATCAGGGCGACGATATGGGCCGTCCGTCCCGGATTTCGGTGTCGGCCAAGGCCGATGCGGTGACCATCGGCGGCCAAGCCATCCGGATAATGGAAGGGCGGCTGGTGTTCTGA